CATATGATTGCGGAGCAAAAGTCGTCCAAGCCGCTCcttgtgcgccgcctgatTAATGGCGTGTGGTACAAGCACATTGTGCGCAACCCTGCCGTGGTCAATGCGTACGtcaagcagcgcaaggagatCGAGGAGCAGAGCATCATGACCGAGTCGCTAGTGCCGACCGgtgatgcggcgctcgacgcgctgcgcaagaagcGTCTCGAGGACGACATTGCGGCGCTGGTCAAGAACCAGGGCCGCcgtctgcagcgcaagaATGCCAAGGCCGCAGCCGAGGGCCTGATTGGCGGCTACAAAAACATGCCGAACAAGACGAATACCaagcgccgctgcggccgctgcgGTATGGTCGGCCACATGGCGACGAACAATGCATGCCCGCAGTACCCGCAGGACAACAACGGCGATCGCTCGGGTACCGGCCCTGGCggtgcggtgcgcccgccgagcgtcaTGCCGATGCCGAACAGCACCTATTATACCAATGCGAACAACCAGCAAAATGCCACGATGCCCAACTTTCAAACGTATGGGCCGATGGGCTCCATGGGGCCGCCGTAGATTACAACACGAATTGTCTATACTGATTCTTCGTAAACGGGGAGATCGAGTCGACACGTCGGACAcacgcggcggacgcgcaTCCATGGCAGCAGGCACGCCGTGTGAAAGACATGGCAGCACGGCGTCAGAATCGCGTGCCGGTTGGTGGTACGTGAGAGGGCGATcatggcgcgcgacgcttgcttcggcgcctcgtgcacGGGCACGAGGCAGATGGGGcagtcgccgagcaccgcatGCTGGTCCTGGGCCAATGCTACGCGCAAGTCGTGCCACGACGGGTGCCAGTtccacgccggcgccgacgggGTTGGAAGGGGGTAAGGGCCCATGACGTATTGGAGCAGGAGGATGGCGACCTGCACGCCGATCCACCCGAGCATCAGCTTGGCCAAGATCTTTTCGTGGCGAAAGAGCAGGTGCCCGGGATAGGTCAGTACTACAAACGGCAGGTAGGCGCGTGTGAGCGACATGCCAAGCACGGTGTGCAATGGGAGTCCGACCtcgcctcgccgtgcaTTGTGCACGATCTGTGGGAGCCAAAAAGAGCATAGAATGGGGAGAAAAGAGACGTTGAGAACAAgtacgccgagcagcgcatggtACACCGTCgcgggcgagcgcgactcggccagcgcgtaAAGTGAGTCCACTGCGCAGTGCGGAAGGTCGTGCACACTCCGCAAGGGGCGGATCGTGCGCGGGGGCGCCGTCGGTGCGGCCCAGATCGGAGGACGAAACATGGGGTTGTAGAGCTGCGAGTCCTGCATCACAAAGTACACAAGCGAGATCGCACCGGCGATCGTGCCGTACGCCGCAAGAgggagcggcgcggtggccgCAGCGCACAGCAGCGCGATGCCGACCAATGCATCGTACAGCGCATGCAGGACTAGCGTCCAGTACGCGACGTgcccgcgtgcgcgccgcataTGCAGGTATCCATCAAGATCGGTCAGCAGACCAAAGTGCAGAAACAGCGTGGCCACTAGGCCTCCGATCACGACCTGCACCGGCTGTACCTCGGCCAGGTGCGACGCGATCGTATTTTTGCCGGATAGAGGCAGGCGCACACGCCCTGGCCCAATGCGCTCGGTCAGCATATGGCCAACATCGCGTCCGTGCACGGAcagcgcgcacgcagcgaggGCGGCacccagcgcgacgcccgccCGTCGCGTCCAGGCCATGCTGATATCGATGGCGCACAGATAGTGGAGGTCTACGGTCGCCGCTCGTATGGCGGCAGCGGAAGGCGGCAACTGGGGCAGATATGCTTGATGTTCATCCACTGGGTCAGAAATAGCACGTACCTCTTCTAGGCACTTGGTATGAAAGATGTGCTTGCACGGCGTGACCATGACGTtcggccgcggcgatgGGTCGGCCAGCCAGTgaggcgcgacgtgcgccagcAGCGTGTGTGCCCAGACGCGCGAGGTGGGTTTCTGCGTGCTGGACAAGAGGTGCTCGTGCTCTGCATGGTCTTCGTACGCATCGCATTCCCATGTGTTCTCCGAGAGACAGACGGGGCAGTCGCCCAGCGGTACATCCGCCGGGTCAATGTGCCcctcgacgtcgtccgAGCTTTCCaagagctcggcgagggccTCGGGTGCAGGATGCCAGTTCCAGTGCTGTTCGCTTTCTCTCCATGCCACTGGCACAAAGAAAAGAGGGCCCAGGCAGTcctggccgacgagcacgagcatCTGCACCACGAGCCACGCAATGGGGATCCacacgagctgcgtcggcTCGAAAAAGAGCAGGTTGTGCGAGTACTGAAAGAGGTCTGGGTCAGCTGCGCAACGTACACAAAGGGAGGTAGAAGCGCGTGAGGGTCATGCCAACGACCGTCCCGGCCGGGATGCCCACCGAGCGTGTGTGGTAGTTTTGCATGATCTGCGGCACCCAGAACGAAAAGAGGAGGGGCACGAGCATGTACGCCAGGAGCTTGGGCATCACGATCGAGATAATAAACGCGATCATCGAGAGCACAAGCGAGATTGACATGCGCGGCATTTCGTGCGCGGACTCGGTCACTGTCTCGCGGAGCGCCGTGAAGCGCTGTGCCCACAGCgactcgtcctcgccctgctcgtcggctgccggcgccggcgccggcgccggcgtcggtcgcgtCTGCACGCTCTGGCGCATGACAATGACCACAAGAGGGTACTCGTACGCCATAAATAGAATGCCAGAGAGGAACGCAATGCCAAACTGGGTGAGTCGGGTGGCGTACCATGAAGAGATTGAGCGGAGCCTCGAGCATCACGCCGACAATGAGATGCATCAGGCAGACGTGCGCGTCGTACATGGTCTGCAGAAAGAACGTCACGCCCGAGATCTTGGCGATCGCGCTTGGCGtctgcgcgcgctcgccgaggcgcatcATAAGTACGAGCTGTACGAGGAGCACGGCAATCATACCGGTCATGTAGAAGCGCGTGTCAGCCCAAAACTGGCGCATGGGAATGCCCTGCAGGACGCTCGACTCGAGTTCCATGGCGCACTGCGGCGAGTACGCAACGACCTGTAGTGCAAGCAGCGGGGGACGACGCGTCCACACGCCCGATGgatgctcgagctcgcgctcaaTCAGGTGCATATCGCCCTCGGACGACGGCGGCCCCACCGGCTGCAGCTGGCCGTAGATGTGCAGCGAGCAGTTAGTCGGCACGAGGCTTCCCGTGCTGGTCTCGGGCAGCGGTTTGTTTTCGTCAAGCAGGGCCTGCACACGCTTGCGGCGGCTCTCGATATCCTGCAGTACGGCAGCGTACGAgccgttgcgcagcgccgcgtcgtccggCAGCATGCCAAagatgcgccgcacgtcCAGGTCTTctggcgaggtgcgcggcacgccgaccaaGTAGACGTGTCCGTCGTCAAATGCGTGGACACCGCTCACGTCGAGCTCCGTCGCGGCATTGGCATGGGTATGATTGTGGGGCATGGTCACGACCATTTCGCCCCACAGCTGCGACACATTTGCCTcgggcacgcggcgcgacgagatcTGCATCTCCATCCGCGTCTTGGCCCCGAACCAGTCCAGCGCGCCACGCTCGCTTTCGTTCTTGGCGTGCCCAAGCGGTTTCGCCGTGAAATTTCCGTCAAAGAAGCCCGTCATGTTGCGGTAGTACGTGTGTGCCTCGGCACTCGGACTGAATACCTTTTTGACGTCGTCATCGATGCCTTTCGGGTCGCGCGTCTGGTGAGCTTGGCATACGTACCACGGTCCAGTTCCCTTGCTCGGTCGTGTTTCCGGTAATATACCCCTGTAACTCTGTCCGTTCGCGTTCGAGGCGCGCTAaaacgcggcgcagcacatCGCTACTCTTTTCCTCTTTCGCATCACTCGCTCTTGTCCCACCAAACAGGCACAGGCCGATGAGGAGCGCGTACCccacgcgcacggccccCACCATGATGGTCGTCGCCACAGCTTAGTCAGCTTCCTCTTCGATGCAGGTGCACGttgtcggcgtcggcgcgatcgGCTCGCTGCTGGCGGGCCAtacgcgcgcgctgctgcgcctgcgcgagcgcgcggcgagtgcGGGTGTTGCGCcactgcgcggcgcgcgtgtccCCAAACTCGcgatcgcgccgcgtgtCGCGCCCTACCTGCCCGACGAAGCGCGGTCAGGCGTGACGCTGCATCTGCGCGAAAAGCGCCAGGCGCATGTGCCCGGCAAGCCCATGCTGGGGAGTACTGTcacggtcgagcgcgatggCGCGCGGTCCGTAGAAAGTGGATATACGGTCGAGGTCGCGtccgcggcggccagcgAGCCGATCCGCGTCTTTGCGCCgggtgcgcacggcctcgaggagcgcgccggcgagcctACGCAGGCGATCGAGAGCCTGATCGTGGCGACAAAAGCGGATGCGACCTACTCGGTGATCAAGCGCCTCCTTCCCCGCATCACGCCGGCCACGACCGTGGTGCTGGTTCAAAATGGCATGGGcgtcctcgaccgcctgctcgagctgtgGCGCTCGCCTGCGGAGCGTCCGAACCTTGTGCTggccagcgcgacgcacggctGCTTCCTCAAGCGCCCGCTGCACACGGTGCATGCTGCCTTTGGGTCGCTCCACTTTGGCAttgtgccgagcgcgcgcggcggcagcgccggctTTGAGCAGCCGCTGGACGATGCCATGCcggccgagctcgacctcgcggcgattcccgcgcacggcgacaCTGAGTCGCTTCGTGCGACCgtggcgctgctcctcgcgcttccGCTGGATGTGCACTGGGAGCCCATTCGCCAGTtccagctgcgtgcgctgcgcaagctcatTATCAACGCGTGCATTAATCCTacgacggcgctcgtcgactgCCGGAACGGCGAGCTGTAcggccaggcgccggccaCCGAGCTCTTCCACGGCCtgtgcgccgaggcgtcgcaggtgctcgaggcgcatgcgcgcgacgcgcgagcgagcCAAGGCGCAAGCGAggccgatgcggcgcacctcaGCTCCCTGCCGTTCGCCGACCTCCTCACGCagaccgacgccgagggCCTGCcactgctcgacgcgtcgctgcgcccagcgtcgatgctgcgcgaggtcgagaaCGTGGTGCGCATCACCGCGCCCAACTGGAGCAGCATGCACCAGGACGTGCACagcaagcgcgccgcgaccgagATCGACTACATCAACGGCTACCTGTCCGAGCTCGGGCGGACGTATGGCATTCCGACGCCCGCCAACGACGCCAtgacggcgctcgtcaaGCTCAAGTCGCAGCGCGTCACCGGGTCGTGGCGTGTTCATAGCTAGTTACGTCGTTCGGGGTCGCGCATGCGGTGCACTTGCACCTCACTGGGTCAGTAGGGGTACGTACGGGCcgagggcggcggccgtcaTGTTTTGCGGCGTGATGAGCACGTactgcacgccgagcgacgccttCGCTGCGTCGATCTGGATTAGTCGTTGTTGGACGTACAATCATCTTCATCGAGACTTTGCGGTTCACCGCATCCATAAACACGTCAAACTCGTCGAGGCACCGGATCGGGCAGCCAATTGCCTCCCACAGCGAGAGGAGCAGGCAGATGGTCGAGAAGCTCTTTTCGCCGCCCGACAGCGCTTTCGGGTCCTTGTCGTGACCGTggcccgcgtcgccggtcTGCACGCGCAGCTTGAGCGTCTGCGCATTGTGGTCAAAGTGCAGCGAGCCGGAAAAGCCACGGTTCTGCAAGTGCATCGAAAAGTTGGTCCGCGCACGGATCGCAACATGCCGCCGAAAGTAGTGCCACTtttcgaggcgcagctggatCGCCTTTTCCAGAATCTGGATCGTGGAGCGCGTGCTATCGAGGTGCGCCTTGGCTTCCTGGAACGCCTTGTTCTTGGCTCGTAGCTCACGCAcaaccgcctcgagctgcagacCCGACTCGcggtcggccgccgcgagctgcgcctcgatcgcATTGAtctgccgctcgacgctctcggcgctgcggcgcgtctcgacgcgGGGGCAAtactcgagcgcctgggcgGTCCACTCGTCGatctgctgcgcaagctccgTCTCGCTCGCCTGGTTCGTGGCGATGGTCGactcctgcgccgcaatCTGCGCCGCCCAGTACTCGGCGttcttgcgcagcttgaCGCGCTCCGAAAATACGGTCTGCAGCTCGCTCTGGATCGCCTGGCGCTCCGACTCGAGGATCTcgatctgctcgcgcagcgcgtcggcgcgtgccgtgtggggcgcaagcgccgcctcttcgGCCTCTTTTTGGCTCTCGAGGCCTTTGAATTggtcgacgatgcgcgccaTCTCTTCCTCGGCGTCGTTGCGCGCCTCCTCAAGGGCTGCGACATTCGCAGGCTCGTCTTCGCGCatctcgtcctcgacctGGGCAATCTGctgccgcagctcgcggtgGTCCTGCCGCATCTGCTGGAGAtcacgctcggcacgccgcacctcggcacggcTTGCGTcctcgcgccgggcgagcGCCCGGAGCGactgctcgatgcgctcgagcgacgcacggTACTCGCCCAAggagcgctgcgcctcggcgacctgcgcacgcgTATCGGTCACGAACCgtggcgcgccttgcgcctTGTTCAGTGTCTGTGTCGAGCTCCCGGTCGGGCCGCCCGTGATCCGAAAGAGGTCCATGGAGAAGCACCGCAGCACGTTTCTGGGCGAGGTGCGTAGCAACCGGTCGCcgtccgcacgctcgcgcaccagcgcaCACTTTTCAATGTCCGCACTGGTGATGAGCGCACGCGTAATGTGAGGATCATCgatctcgagcgcacgcagcacggTCAAGATCGACTCGGACGGTTCGCCGTGCGCGTAGTCGAATAggtcgggcgccgcggtAAAGATTTGGACACGCAcgtcgtgctgctgcagcagcgcagtCAGCCGCGCACGGTCCGCGTGATTCGTCACGCAAAACGCATTCAGGTGGTCATTGAGCACCGACTCGACTACCGGCGCCCACCGCGCGTCCTTGAGGCGCATGTGCAGGCCGATCGGGCCGACCGGAGGGTGTTgccagcgctcgcgctggatcgcggcgaggacgcgcgGCATGTTGCGCCCGCCAAACGCCGTGACGCGGTTCGACGCGGCGTCctcgcagcggcgcacaaAGTGCTCGAGGTGCGAGATCTTTTCCTCGAGCGTGTTGCGCTCCGCatgcagcgcgctgcgctcgtcgtcgagcgacgatTGCTGCGTCCGcatctcgtcgaggcgctcggtgaGCGCCACCTGCTCCATCTCGCtatcgaggcgctgctggttcagcgagtcgcgccgtgcttcctgctcctcgcgcaccgcgcggtGGTCCTGTGCGAGCTTgcgtgcctcggcgtcgatcTGCTCTTGAAAGTGGTGGATGGTGTGCTGCACGCGGTCGGCCTGCTGGCTTACCTCTTTCTCCTGCCCTTTGATCGCAGCAagggcagcgcgccgctccttgATGGCCTGGACCTCGgtcgcgcgctgctcgtgcagcgtccgctcgcggtcgttgcactcgccgctgcgctgctccaTCGAGgtgatgcgctcgtcgagcgcctctgCACGCGcctggtcgtcggcgctcttgcgctggagcgcgccgagcttggagcgcgcacgctcgaggctctcgacggccgtcgccagctcctgctccttggTAATGACTTGGCTCCAGACCAGCTCGTCCTTGAGGCTGTTGAGCTTttcctgctcggcacgcgcctgctcgacgagctgccaCTTGGCATTGGcctcgcgtgcggcgcgctccagaTCCGGAAGCACGTCTTCGGTCGTGGCCATGGCGCGTTTCATGCGCTGAATATTCGTCTGGATCAGCTCGTACtcttgcgcgagctgcgtgagctgTGTGCCACGGAGAAAGAAGCTGTACTTGTCCTCGGCCTGTGCGCTTCCGAGAAACTGGCGTGCGGCGTCTTGCGTGAGGATATTCATCGGATTGTCGACCTGGATATTCGCATGGTCGCAGATCGCGTCGAGTTCTTCGCGCTTGTTCGAGATGGTCTTGCCATTGTCTGCGCGGATCTTCCACGTTCCGTTGCCGTCCGCAttgatgcgccgctcgaccgtgatgcgctcgccgtaGGTATCAGGGCggaacgcgtcgcggccgcgatTGCGGATGTgcacgcgcacctcggcggcgctcgcgccttCGCGGATAAAGTCCTTgacgctgctgccgcggcTCGTAGTACTCGCTTtaccgccgagcgcaatgGTGATCGCCGTGAGGATCGCGCTCTTGCCGCTGCCGTTGTGGCCGATAATAAAGTTGATGCGGGGGCCGAGATCGATGCTCAGATTGCGATGGCACATGAAGTTGATCATGTCCACCCGCTCAATCACGCCCATCGACGCACTCTGTAGGGTATCGAGGGTATCGGAGTGGGTATCAAGCGGGCGTGTCGGCGAAGGCGTGTTGGGCTCGCTTGCCTCGGCGTGGGACGCGCCGTGCGTCCCGTTGGCAAGCGGAGCAGTCGCAGAATGGACATCCATGGGAGAGCCAGCTTCGTCTGTGGCAGTAccctcgtgctcggccgTCTCGATCACGGTCTCGTCtgccgcgtccgccgcatcgtcctcgcccaccagctcctcgtgctcgtcgctcgctTCGCGCTCGTCTCCGTCCTCTGACGGTGTATCTATACGCGCGCGTTTCGACTGTCTTAGCTCCATTACGTACAaacagctcgagctcgtccgcgtgcgcgctcccccccagcgcgtcgctgtgTCGCTTCGCCATCGCCACTCCACaagacgcgtcgcgcaacACACGCAGATCCCCAAGGGCATAATTCCCATTACCGCAGCGGGCTCTTTCCTCCACGCCACGAAGAAGATGTTCGGAGGTAGGTCGATCGACTTATGCAGGAGCGCCCACCccctcgccgctcgagcaggctATTGCGCGtctgcaggcgcgccgcagcatgCAGTCCTTTGCCGTGCTGATCGGTGTGCTGCACTTTGGTACGTCGCCATCCTAACGCAGCCCCCTACCTGGTGCACTACCTCACCGGCGTGCTCCGCCGTGCGTAATGTATACAGAAACTACAAATTCGACTTGCGCTCTTCCGCGGCCTGGATCCAGTCCTCATCGGGATCCACGGCGTGTGCGAACTTCTCGGTCTTGACCTCATCGGCCTCCTGCACCTCGTTGGGGTCGATGATGTACTTCAGTAGGAAGGCCGCAATGATGTCAAAGTACTTGGGGTCGAGGCACGTGTCGTCTGTGTCAGTCTTGAGACATACTGTGCATCGCGCCAGGGAACAAGTGAAACTCCTTCCGGGTGCTGGGGCAGCGCTCGTAGAGCTCGCGCATGTGGCTCGGCGggaccagctcgtcgctgccgccgctcaGAAAGAGCACCGGGGTGGTCTTGGGGACCTTTTGCACCGACTCAAACGAGGGCCAGTGCTCGCGGCACAGGAACGAAAAGgggccgaggagcggcaGGAGCGTCGGGATGAGCTGGGGGATGCTCAGGAACCTGTCTTAGCTCGAAAAACGTACGTGTTCTCCAGAATCGCACCACGCACACTCTTGGggttgcgcgccgcgaggtcgaTCGAGACCGCACCGCCGATGCTCTGCCCGTAGACGATAATGTCGGTGCGGGAGAGCGTGGGGTGCGCGCGCATCCAGTCGAGCATCGTCTGAGCGTCGATGCGCAGGCCCATCTCGGACGCCTCGCCGGACGACAGACCGTAGCCACGGTAGGACAGCATCACGACATTGCAGCCCATGCGGCGGTAAAAGACGACCGCAAGCGGCAGGCGGTGGCCCTGCGTCAGTTTCATTGTACGCACCATGTTGCCCGCGTTCGCGTGGAACATGAGAATCGTCGGCCGCTGCTTCGCCACGCCGTCCTCATCCGCACCGTCCGAGCCTTTCTGGAGCATGACGTACGCATGCAGCTTCTCCCcgtccggcgtcgcgagAC
The sequence above is a segment of the Malassezia japonica chromosome 6, complete sequence genome. Coding sequences within it:
- a CDS encoding uncharacterized protein (EggNog:ENOG503NZ0H; SECRETED:SignalP(1-23); COG:O; BUSCO:EOG092619VG; TransMembrane:12 (n7-18c23/24o323-343i355-381o387-411i465-487o507-529i541-560o716-736i748-773o779-795i849-872o884-908i920-941o)), yielding MVGAVRVGYALLIGLCLFGGTRASDAKEEKSSDVLRRVLARLERERTELQGYITGNTTEQGNWTVTRDPKGIDDDVKKVFSPSAEAHTYYRNMTGFFDGNFTAKPLGHAKNESERGALDWFGAKTRMEMQISSRRVPEANVSQLWGEMVVTMPHNHTHANAATELDVSGVHAFDDGHVYLVGVPRTSPEDLDVRRIFGMLPDDAALRNGSYAAVLQDIESRRKRVQALLDENKPLPETSTGSLVPTNCSLHIYGQLQPVGPPSSEGDMHLIERELEHPSGVWTRRPPLLALQVVAYSPQCAMELESSVLQGIPMRQFWADTRFYMTGMIAVLLVQLVLMMRLGERAQTPSAIAKISGVTFFLQTMYDAHVCLMHLIVGVMLEAPLNLFMFGIAFLSGILFMAYEYPLVVIVMRQSVQTRPTPAPAPAPAADEQGEDESLWAQRFTALRETVTESAHEMPRMSISLVLSMIAFIISIVMPKLLAYMLVPLLFSFWVPQIMQNYHTRSVGIPAGTVVGMTLTRFYLPLYLFQYSHNLLFFEPTQLVWIPIAWLVVQMLVLVGQDCLGPLFFVPVAWRESEQHWNWHPAPEALAELLESSDDVEGHIDPADVPLGDCPVCLSENTWECDAYEDHAEHEHLLSSTQKPTSRVWAHTLLAHVAPHWLADPSPRPNVMVTPCKHIFHTKCLEERIGPGRVRLPLSGKNTIASHLAEVQPVQVVIGGLVATLFLHFGLLTDLDGYLHMRRARGHVAYWTLVLHALYDALVGIALLCAAATAPLPLAAYGTIAGAISLVYFVMQDSQLYNPMFRPPIWAAPTAPPRTIRPLRSVHDLPHCAVDSLYALAESRSPATVYHALLGVLVLNVSFLPILCSFWLPQIVHNARRGEVGLPLHTVLGMSLTRAYLPFVVLTYPGHLLFRHEKILAKLMLGWIGVQVAILLLQYVMGPYPLPTPSAPAWNWHPSWHDLRVALAQDQHAVLGDCPICLVPVHEAPKQASRAMIALSRTTNRHAILTPCCHVFHTACLLPWMRVRRVCPTCRLDLPVYEESV
- a CDS encoding uncharacterized protein (COG:E; EggNog:ENOG503NY0S) encodes the protein MQVHVVGVGAIGSLLAGHTRALLRLRERAASAGVAPLRGARVPKLAIAPRVAPYLPDEARSGVTLHLREKRQAHVPGKPMLGSTVTVERDGARSVESGYTVEVASAAASEPIRVFAPGAHGLEERAGEPTQAIESLIVATKADATYSVIKRLLPRITPATTVVLVQNGMGVLDRLLELWRSPAERPNLVLASATHGCFLKRPLHTVHAAFGSLHFGIVPSARGGSAGFEQPLDDAMPAELDLAAIPAHGDTESLRATVALLLALPLDVHWEPIRQFQLRALRKLIINACINPTTALVDCRNGELYGQAPATELFHGLCAEASQVLEAHARDARASQGASEADAAHLSSLPFADLLTQTDAEGLPLLDASLRPASMLREVENVVRITAPNWSSMHQDVHSKRAATEIDYINGYLSELGRTYGIPTPANDAMTALVKLKSQRVTGSWRVHS
- the smc6 gene encoding RNA helicase (COG:L; BUSCO:EOG092608RH; EggNog:ENOG503NXHE); its protein translation is MELRQSKRARIDTPSEDGDEREASDEHEELVGEDDAADAADETVIETAEHEGTATDEAGSPMDVHSATAPLANGTHGASHAEASEPNTPSPTRPLDTHSDTLDTLQSASMGVIERVDMINFMCHRNLSIDLGPRINFIIGHNGSGKSAILTAITIALGGKASTTSRGSSVKDFIREGASAAEVRVHIRNRGRDAFRPDTYGERITVERRINADGNGTWKIRADNGKTISNKREELDAICDHANIQVDNPMNILTQDAARQFLGSAQAEDKYSFFLRGTQLTQLAQEYELIQTNIQRMKRAMATTEDVLPDLERAAREANAKWQLVEQARAEQEKLNSLKDELVWSQVITKEQELATAVESLERARSKLGALQRKSADDQARAEALDERITSMEQRSGECNDRERTLHEQRATEVQAIKERRAALAAIKGQEKEVSQQADRVQHTIHHFQEQIDAEARKLAQDHRAVREEQEARRDSLNQQRLDSEMEQVALTERLDEMRTQQSSLDDERSALHAERNTLEEKISHLEHFVRRCEDAASNRVTAFGGRNMPRVLAAIQRERWQHPPVGPIGLHMRLKDARWAPVVESVLNDHLNAFCVTNHADRARLTALLQQHDVRVQIFTAAPDLFDYAHGEPSESILTVLRALEIDDPHITRALITSADIEKCALVRERADGDRLLRTSPRNVLRCFSMDLFRITGGPTGSSTQTLNKAQGAPRFVTDTRAQVAEAQRSLGEYRASLERIEQSLRALARREDASRAEVRRAERDLQQMRQDHRELRQQIAQVEDEMREDEPANVAALEEARNDAEEEMARIVDQFKGLESQKEAEEAALAPHTARADALREQIEILESERQAIQSELQTVFSERVKLRKNAEYWAAQIAAQESTIATNQASETELAQQIDEWTAQALEYCPRVETRRSAESVERQINAIEAQLAAADRESGLQLEAVVRELRAKNKAFQEAKAHLDSTRSTIQILEKAIQLRLEKWHYFRRHVAIRARTNFSMHLQNRGFSGSLHFDHNAQTLKLRVQTGDAGHGHDKDPKALSGGEKSFSTICLLLSLWEAIGCPIRCLDEFDVFMDAVNRKVSMKMIIDAAKASLGVQYVLITPQNMTAAALGPYVPLLTQ
- the bem46 gene encoding bem46 protein, variant (TransMembrane:1 (o6-29i); MEROPS:MER0017242; COG:S; EggNog:ENOG503NUS2) translates to MTNWGFVSRVVLGTVTLGVASAAGLLFVYQRGLIYPSSFPEGSRTEVDTPDRYDLPFNEYRLATPDGEKLHAYVMLQKGSDGADEDGVAKQRPTILMFHANAGNMVRTMKLTQGHRLPLAVVFYRRMGCNVVMLSYRGYGLSSGEASEMGLRIDAQTMLDWMRAHPTLSRTDIIVYGQSIGGAVSIDLAARNPKSVRGAILENTFLSIPQLIPTLLPLLGPFSFLCREHWPSFESVQKVPKTTPVLFLSGGSDELVPPSHMRELYERCPSTRKEFHLFPGAMHNDTCLDPKYFDIIAAFLLKYIIDPNEVQEADEVKTEKFAHAVDPDEDWIQAAEERKSNL